A genomic segment from Fusarium fujikuroi IMI 58289 draft genome, chromosome FFUJ_chr04 encodes:
- a CDS encoding related to kinesin-related protein KLPA: protein MDQFFLDHAQRYQELVNRFKPAPIKSKASSEESNPDITIATRLRPMLDDEKEGGQLVGAFPRNNAPGVIDLHELRRPVRGPPPLVSTNYRVDRVFNSEDTTEGIYEELIKPLVPWAWGGGVSTMFAYGQTGSGKTYTVSGLERLIAETLFSSDIQGARNIFISIIELAGNSASDLLNARKPISILEDSFGSTHLAGASEYHVTDADTLIKHINNAASFRRTASTQKNDSSSRSHAICKIRLENPELPQSDDGLLYLIDLAGSEAARDVTEHSAQRIKESREINASLSVLKDCIRGRASVDAAGLATGKKVYVPFRQSALTKVLKHVFDPAAERSCKTVVVACVNPSFLDVGATKNTLRYGEMLRITVPKAAVPKYDASKPSTWPQDLLHDWILKNSGTPPVSPTALAPKETGIQLLRLPVPEFITRCLKTPGVTLEQATAFQAKFWRLHIDSQRVANNKPKATQKDTKPGKEEAGKQGLSSQDPRLEMADVPFKERLRPGMVVSWNPSDDTPGFYRLPGRNLVMILSPEGEGTFRCAVTVPAIMPGAFEIYLWQQVVAQVDTMEAEVWLEYDPGTRYYYENV from the exons ATGGATCAATTCTTTCTTGATCATGCTCAACGCTATCAGGAGCTGGTGAATCGCTTCAAACCAGCGCCTATCAAGTCCAAGGCCAGCAGTGAAGAGTCCAACCCTGACATCACTATTGCTACTCGCCTTCGACCGATGCTCGATGACgagaaagaaggaggacAGTTGGTCGGCGCCTTTCCTCGAAACAACGCACCTGGCGTGATTGACTTACACGAACTGCGGAGACCAGTCAGGGGCCCTCCTCCTTTGGTG TCTACAAACTATCGGGTGGATAGGGTCTTCAACTCGGAAGACACAACCGAAGGCATCTACgaagagctcatcaagcCTCTTGTCCCCTGGGCATGGGGCGGCGGTGTCAGCACCATGTTCGCCTATGGCCAGACAGGCTCAGGCAAAACATACACTGTCAGCGGTCTCGAGCGCCTCATTGCCGAAACACTCTTCTCGAGTGATATCCAAGGCGCCcgcaacatcttcatctccatcatcgaaCTTGCAGGTAACTCAGCCTCTGATCTCCTCAACGCTCGCAAACCCATCTCTATCCTGGAGGACTCTTTCGGGTCGACTCATCTCGCTGGAGCCTCAGAGTACCACGTTACAGATGCGGATACCTTGATCAAGCACATCAACAATGCGGCATCTTTCCGAAGGACTGCCTCTACACAGAAGAACGATTCTTCGTCTCGCTCGCATGCTATCTGCAAGATTCGTCTCGAGAACCCCGAGCTTCCCCAATCTGACGATGGGCTTCTCTATCTGATTGACCTTGCCGGTTCAGAGGCCGCAAGAGATGTCACCGAGCATTCAGCCCAGCGGATCAAAGAATCTCGAGAGATCAATGCTAGCCTTTCAGTGCTCAAGGACTGCATCCGCGGGAGGGCCAGTGTCGACGCTGCAGGTCTCGCcactggcaagaaggtcTACGTGCCGTTTCGGCAGAGTGCTCTGACTAAAGTTCTGAAACATGTTTTTGATCCTGCTGCTGAGCGCAGCTGCAAAACCGTCGTCGTAGCCTGTGTCAACCCAAGCTTCCTTGACGTTGGCGCTACCAAGAATACGCTGAGATACGGAGAAATGCTCAGGATCACCGTTCCTAAAGCTGCCGTGCCGAAATATGATGCTTCAAAGCCGAGCACCTGGCCCCAGGATCTTCTCCACGACTGGATTCTCAAGAAC TCTGGCACTCCACCCGTATCCCCTACGGCTCTCGCACCCAAAGAGACGGGTATCCAACTTCTTCGACTCCCGGTTCCAGAGTTCATCACACGCTGCCTCAAGACCCCCGGCGTCACACTCGAACAAGCGACCGCCTTCCAAGCCAAATTCTGGCGTCTTCACATCGATTCACAGCGAGTCGCTAACAACAAGCCAAAGGCGACACAGAAAGACACCAAGCCggggaaagaagaagctggaaaaCAGGGACTTTCAAGCCAAGACCCGAGGCTCGAGATGGCAGACGTCCCTTTCAAAGAGCGTCTTCGACCAGGAATGGTGGTTAGCTGGAATCCGTCTGATGACACTCCAGGATTCTATCGTCTGCCTGGGCGTAATCTCGTCATGATTCTAAGTCCTGAGGGCGAGGGAACCTTTAGATGCGCTGTCACTGTTCCTGCGATCATGCCAGGAGCTTTTGAGATTTACCTTTGGCAACAAGTTGTCGCCCAGGTTGATACCATGGAAGCGGAGGTCTGGCTCGAGTACGACCCCGGAACTAGGTATTACTATGAAAACGTGTAA
- a CDS encoding probable HYR1-glutathione peroxidase: MASATSFYDFKPLDKRGQEVPLGDYKGKVVLIVNTASKCGFTPQYAGLEKLWTKLKEQYPEDFVILGFPCNQFGGQEPGTDDDIQEFCQLNYGVTFPIMQKTEVNGDNTNPLWAWLKDQQSGLLGLKRIKWNFEKFLVGRDGKVKGRWASTTKPESLEEPILKALAEKTEA, from the exons ATGGCTTCTGCTACTAGCTTTTATGACTTTAAGCCTCTTGACA AGCGCGGTCAAGAGGTTCCCCTCGGCGACTACAAGGGCAAGGTCGTCCTCATTGTCAACACAGCCTCTAAGTGCGGCTTCACTCCCCAGTATGCtggtctcgagaagctctggaccaagctcaaggagcagTACCCCGAGGACTTTGTCATTCTCGGCTTCCCCTGCAACCAGTTCGGTGGCCAAGAGCCCGGCACCGACGACGACATCCAGGAGTTCTGCCAGCTCAACTACGGCGTGACATTCCCCATCATGCAGAAGACCGAGGTCAACGGCGACAACACCAACCCTCTTTGGGCCTGGCTCAAGGACCAGCAGTCGGGTCTTTTGGGCCTCAAGCGTATCAAGTGGAACTTTGAGAAGTTCCTTGTTGGACGTGATGGAAAGGTCAAGGGACGCTGGGCTAGCACCACCAAGCCCGAGTCTCTGGAGGAGCCTATCCTGAAGGCTCTTGCTGAGAAGACTGAGGCTTAA
- a CDS encoding related to NOP16 constituent of 66S pre-ribosomal particles, giving the protein MGRELQKKKARSGRQPIRQLNRSKKILNPRGNDAIAKNWNKKETLSQNYRRLGLVARLKAPTGGTEKKLGATTTRAYPNDPFSIATMENAIVSEARVERDADGKIIRILGEAKPNPLNDPLNELDNDSDAEPAEEWGGIEDDADATDVVKTLLEQSKQPDLPKKRHQSTREKEWLEKLVAKYGDDTAAMARDRKLNPMQQTAADIAKRIRKMNKE; this is encoded by the exons ATGGGTCGCGAActccaaaagaagaaggcccgCTCAGGCCGCCAGCCCATTCGTCAACTTAACAGATCCAAGAAGATCCTTAACCCCCGAGGCAACGATGCCATTGCAAAGAACTG gaacaagaaggagACTCTTTCTCAAAACTATCGTCGTCTCGGTCTCGTAGCGCGTCTCAAGGCTCCGACCGGTGGaacagagaagaagcttggcgCAACCACAACCCGCGCATACCCCAACGATCCCTTCTCTATCGCCACCATGGAGAACGCCATTGTATCAGAGGCACGTGTCGAGCGCGATGCTGATGGAAAGATTATCCGTATTCTCGGCGAGGCCAAGCCCAACCCGCTTAACGATCCTCTGAACGAACTCGACAACGACAGTGACGCTGAGCCTGCCGAGGAGTGGGGTGGCATTGAGGACGACGCTGATGCGACCGATGTTGTCAAGACTCTCTTGGAGCAGAGCAAACAGCCTGATCTTCCCAAGAAGAGACACCAGAGTACCCGGGAGAAGGAATGGTTGGAGAAGCTCGTAGCCAAGTATGGCGACGATACAGCGGCCATGGCCAGGGACCGAAAGTTGAACCCCATGCAACAGACCGCAGCTGATATCGCCAAGCGAATCCGCAAGATGAACAAGGAGTAG
- a CDS encoding retrotransposon HobS hobase, producing the protein MSPGYAGYSSVWMFTDRASGFTWDYYATDRTTPAILSALKGFLNMMEVQYSKKVKVIECDNEITTTHPRVYAEIVQQGIRCEPSAPNTQAQNGGAERVAAVIIQKSRAMRAGAKIPEYLWPESIKAATYLYNRTPSVRKQHKSPYEIFHLECVAEQSAKPDLSHLRAYGCKAFALTKDAQLQRNRLHRQTPRGWIGYLVGYTSSNSYRIWNPLNKEVFSTRDVTFNEHQCFDGNTATLRDDLRAEDLAAIEKRIKELISLQQTQPNPWQRHLANEEPDEITDENVEFISPEADNSVKTGEESEPYTQFRFELLPTPPESPPSGFFHAIEDDLKVKRGGEPVSRTLAEMQARNRIPFNAAFLAGTLQHKIYVGTRRKTQGRKSQESLASSENSPEGGSLPQPLNQSSAGKREAQRDRISSALGEEKGPYVGTHWKLLERLPSSHTNIKSHPYRDAIQKAEEAHLESHKLSQSWIEVAKTTAKGHRILGCHWVYVYKLDKHGRFLKIKARLVVRGDQQAKDGRDTYAATLAGMSFRVLMAIATRFDYEMLQYDAVNAFVQSTLDEDIYMEMPMGYRKPGVVLKLQKALYGLRRSPLLWQKHFEKGLLHTGFRRVLGEDCCWVQGDIVFFFYVDDCVLCYPKEQEEKAKDLMKKLQEIYHIEGGKTLQWFLGIEVVRDRPNRRLWLSQAVYIDKMRRLLPDPLPRYRAVVPMAQEELLPHTESSSPKSINSYQRKVGTIMYAAVMTRPDVAFAASRLARFNQNPGPQHHEAADRALWYLTQTKDLALQFGSDDNSLVDGLLVASDASFADNSVDRRSSQAFAMQLFGGVISWRANKQDTVTTSTTEAELLALSQAAKEAIFASRLISSLQVNLEDKIPRRGPAKPPKVTIQCDNLQTIRLVKEELVKLRTKLRHVQIYNHWLRQEVANGTVDVIYTPSTQLIADGLTKNLTSEKFQNFLKQLGLAEITAIRRQTEIISD; encoded by the coding sequence ATGTCACCAGGATATGCAGGCTATAGTTCGGTATGGATGTTCACAGACAGAGCATCAGGGTTTACCTGGGACTATTATGCAACCGATCGGACAACCCCCGCCATCCTCTCGGcgctaaaaggcttcttaaatatGATGGAAGTACAGTACTCCAAGAAAGTGAAGGTGATCGAATGCGACAATGAGATCACGACGACCCATCCACGAGTGTACGCCGAGATAGTTCAGCAAGGAATACGATGTGAACCATCTGCTCCAAACACACAGGCTCAGAATGGTGGTGCGGAAAGAGTAGCTGCAGTTATTATCCAGAAAAGCAGGGCAATGAGGGCAGGTGCAAAAATTCCGGAATACCTCTGGCCTGAATcaataaaggcagccacCTATCTCTACAACCGTACGCCGTCGGTTCGGAAACAGCACAAGTCACCGTATGAGATATTCCACTTGGAGTGCGTAGCCGAGCAGTCGGCGAAACCAGACCTATCACACCTCAGAGCATACGGATGTAAAGCGTTTGCACTAACAAAGGATGCACAACTGCAACGCAACAGATTGCATCGTCAAACCCCTAgaggatggattggataCCTAGTAGGATATACATCAAGTAATTCCTACAGGATCTGGAACCCGTTGAACAAGGAGGTATTCTCAACGCGGGATGTTACCTTCAATGAACACCAGTGCTTCGACGGAAACACGGCGACCCTTCGAGATGACCTACGGGCCGAAGACCTAGCGGCGATAGAGAAACGAATCAAGGAACTAATCTCACTTCAGCAAACTCAGCCTAATCCATGGCAGAGGCATCTGGCAAATGAAGAACCAGATGAAATTACTGACGAAAAtgtagaatttataagccctgAAGCCGACAACTCGGTGAAGACAGGCGAGGAATCGGAACCATACACCCAGTTCAGATTCGAGCTATTACCAACACCCCCGGAATCACCCCCATCGGGTTTCTTCCATGCAATAGAAGATGACCTGAAGGTGAAGAGGGGTGGTGAGCCAGTAAGTAGAACCCTCGCCGAGATGCAAGCGAGAAATCGTATTCCATTCAATGCAGCGTTCCTGGCAGGGACGCTGCAGCACAAAATATATGTGGGCACCCGACGGAAGACCCAAGGTCGCAAGAGTCAAGAGAGTCTGGCCAGCTCCGAGAACTCGCCggagggagggagcttacctCAGCCTCTAAACCAATCCAGTGCGGGAAAGCGGGAGGCCCaaagggataggataagctctgCACTGGGCGAGGAAAAGGGGCCCTATGTCGGTACACATTGGAAGCTCCTAGAGAGGCTCCCTAGCTCACATACTAACATAAAGAGTCATCCGTACCGGGATGCAATccagaaggcagaagaagctcatttGGAGAGCCACAAACTCTCTCAATCGTGGATAGAAGTAGCCAAGACCACGGCGAAGGGTCACCGAATACTCGGATGTCACTGGGTGTATGTCTACAAGTTAGATAAACACGgaagattcctaaaaatcAAGGCGAGATTGGTGGTCCGGGGAGACCAACAGGCGAAGGATGGCCGAGACACATACGCAGCTACACTGGCCGGAATGTCTTTCAGGGTTCTAATGGCAATTGCGACCAGATTTGACTACGAGATGCTCCAGTATGATGCAGTCAATGCATTCGTACAATCAACATTAGATGAAGACATATACATGGAAATGCCGATGGGTTACCGAAAACCCGGCGTGGTCCTCAAGCTACAAAAGGCATTGTATGGACTCCGAAGGTCACCTCTCTTATGGCAAAAACACTTtgagaaaggtctattacaCACGGGATTTCGCCGAGTACTCGGCGAGGACTGTTGTTGGGTCCAAGGcgatatagtatttttcttctatgtGGATGACTGCGTCCTCTGCTACCcgaaggaacaagaagaaaaggcaaaagatctaaTGAAGAAGTTGCAAGAGATATATCATATCGaaggaggcaagaccctACAATGGTTCTTAGGCATTGAGGTCGTAAGGGACAGACCGAACCGTCGCCTATGGCTCTCCCAAGCTGTATACATCGACAAAATGCGACGATTACTTCCAGACCCCCTACCGAGATACAGAGCAGTCGTCCCGATGGCACAAGAAGAGTTATTACCACATACCgaatcatcaagcccaaaaaGCATAAATAGTTACCAACGgaaagtaggtactattatgTATGCCGCGGTGATGACTCGCCCAGACGTCGCCTTTGCAGCTAGCCGATTAGCAAGATTTAACCAAAACCCGGGACCACAACATCATGAAGCGGCAGACAGAGCACTATGGTATCTTACCCAAACCAAGGACTTAGCCCTTCAATTCGGAAGTGATGACAACTCTTTGGTTGATGGGTTACTGGTAGCCTCAGATGCAAGCTTCGCCGACAACTCGGTGGACCGTCGAAGCTCACAGGCCTTTGCTATGCAACTGTTTGGAGGAGTAATAAGCTGGCGAGCAAATAAGCAAGATACTGTAACCACATCTACTACCGAGGCGgaattacttgccctatcacaagcagccaaagaggctatctttgcAAGCCGGCTTATATCCTCATTGCAAGTCAATCTGGAAGATAAGATCCCTCGGCGAGGCCCCGCCAAGCCACCGAAGGTGACTATCCAATGCGATAACTTACAAACTATTCGACTAGTCAAGGAGGAATTGGTCAAGCTGCGCACAAAGCTACGACATGTACAGATCTACAACCATTGGCTAAGACAAGAAGTAGCAAATGGGACAGTAGATGTGATATATACCCCATCAACTCAGCTAATAGCTGACGGCCTGACTAAGAACCTTACCAGTGAGAAATTCCAAAATTTTCTCAAGCAACTAGGGCTCGCCGAGATCACAGCGATTAGACGGCAGACAGAAATCATTTCAGATTAG
- a CDS encoding related to multidrug resistance protein fnx1: MRESASGSAASAVAENGTNALNDERTPLLKSTSQSQNQDAEPPSEAQGDGPDRGLPAGQEEETTVVAEEVSTGRLVLIFGTAWIGVFLGAIDSTIIATLSGPISSEFQSLSLLSWLATAYLISNAACQPISGRLTDIFGRGPGLVFSNIFFAAGNLICGLARDQTTMIIGRVVAGIGGGGLMSISTFLGSDLVPLRKRGIIQGLGNICYGSGAMLGGVFGGLINDHTSQGWRLAFLIQVPPVLVSAVAVHFLVRVPPKQSDKSFLARIDFMGAFLTSSFLVFLLLGLNSGGNLVPWTHPLPLTTIPLAFITFGLFLFWESKARQPIIPVKLLLDRTVLNACLCNLACTMAVMGALFYVPLYLQVLGSSATQSGIQILPSPIGISVGSLLSGFIMKRTGKYTKLGVVGLLFLIAGVVVLTIQNEHSPKWLMGISFFLIGSGYGATLTTTLLACIAAVDHSQQAVITSATYLARSLGSTVGVTIGSAVYQNILKARLWDRFGAEPGAADEIRRIRDDLDEIKHLPEGWYDGVISSFVEAFRGVWLTLLAFAVIGLLCISLMRQHTLHSTLERR, from the exons ATGCGTGAATCTGCCAGCGGCAGCGCAGCATCTGCCGTGGCCGAAAATGGCACGAATGCACTCAACGATGAACGAACCCCGTTGCTCAAGTCCACAAGTCAATCTCAGAATCAAGATGCCGAGCCACCaagtgaagctcaaggagatggcCCTGATCGAGGCTTACCAGCAGgacaagaggaagagacaaccgttgttgctgaggaggtATCAACTGGCCGGTTGGTTCTCATCTTTGGTACAGCGTGGATTGGAGTCTTCCTGGGCGCCATCGACTCTACTATTATTGCGACGCTCTCTGGACCAATTTCGAGCGAGTTCCAATCCCTCAGTTTGTTGTCATGGCTTGCAACTGCCTACCTCATCTCCAATGCCGCATGCCAACCTATTTCGGGGCGGTTGACAGATATCTTTGGCCGAGGACCGGGCCTCGTATTCAGCAATATATTCTTCGCAGCCGGTAATCTAATCTGTGGTCTGGCTCGTGATCAGACTACCATGATCATAGGACGTGTTGTCGCAGGTATTGGAGGTGGTGGATTGATGAGCATCTCGACCTTCCTGGGCTCAGATCTGGTCCCTCTACGTAAGAGAGGCATTATCCAGGGCTTAGGTAACATCTGCTATGGATCTGGTGCAATGCTAGGTGGTGTGTTTGGCGGCTTGATTAATGATCACACATCCCAGGGCTGGAGACTTGCCTTCTTGATCCAAGTACCTCCAGTACTCGTCTCTGCTGTAGCAGTTCATTTCTTGGTCAGGGTTCCACCTAAGCAGTCGGATAAGTCGTTCCTTGCACGCATCGACTTTATGGGGGCATTCCTgacatcttctttcttggtcTTCCTGCTTTTGGGCCTTAACTCAGGTGGAAATCTTGTGCCGTGGACTCACCCTCTCCCGCTGACCACGATACCCCTTGCTTTCATCACATTTGGCTTATTCTTGTTCTGGGAGAGTAAAGCCCGCCAGCCAATCATACCAgtgaagcttcttcttgatcggACTGTCTTGAACGCCTGCCTCTGCAACCTTGCCTGTACGATGGCGGTAATGGGGGCGCTCTTCTATGTTCCTCTATACCTGCAGGTTCTTGGCAGTAGTGCCACACAGTCTGGCATCCAGATCCTCCCATCACCGATCGGTATCTCAGTGGGATCTCTCCTCTCGGGCTTCATCATGAAGAGAACTGGTAAATACACCAAACTAGGTGTAGTGGGCTTGCTTTTCCTTATTGCCGGAGTTGTGGTTCTTACAATCCAGAACGAGCATAGTCCCAAGTGGCTGATGGgaatttctttcttcttgatcGGTTCTGGATATGGTGCAACCCTCACAACGACGTTGTTGGCATgcattgctgctgttgaccaCTCCCAGCAGGCTGTCATCACCTCTGCAACCT ATCTGGCACGCAGCCTCGGTAGTACTGTAGGAGTTACCATTGGCTCAGCTGTGTACCAAAACATCCTTAAAGCTAGACTTTGGGACAGATTCGGTGCCGAGCCTGGGGCTGCAGATGAGATTCGCCGCATCAGAGATgacttggatgagatcaagcaTCTTCCTGAAGGATGGTATGACGGCGTCATCAGCTCTTTTGTAGAGGCCTTCAGGGGAGTGTGGCTTACACTGCTGGCCTTTGCTGTCATTGGGCTACTGTGCATCTCGCTCATGAGGCAGCACACCCTTCATTCGACTCTTGAGAGGCGGTGA
- a CDS encoding related to dihydrodipicolinate synthase — protein MTTSNGVTNGQNGHAATPKSLPTGIYAPVMTFFDPETEELDIPTIKKHAVRLGQAGLAGLVAMGSNGEAVHCTREEKIAVTKATREALDEAGFQSVPVFLGATEGSVKGTIELSKLAAEVGAAATLVLPPSYYKAQMSEDAIYNYFTDLADASPIPIILYNYPGAVAGLDMDSDLLIKLGQHPNIVGTKFTCGSTGKLTRVALATDAKTPFQEGSGYLAFGGIADFTIQTLVSGGSGIIAGGANVMPKTCVKVWDLYVKGKKDEAQALQKKLSKADWVLTKAAIAGTKSAIQSYYGYGGYPRRPLPRLTPEQAKGIAEGIKELMEIENSL, from the coding sequence atgactaCTTCTAACGGTGTTACCAACGGCCAAAACGGCCATGCCGCTACTCCCAAGTCGCTCCCTACCGGGATCTACGCCCCTGTCATGACCTTCTTCGACCCTGAGACTGAGGAGCTCGACATTCCCACCATTAAGAAGCATGCCGTGCGATTAGGTCAAGCTGGCCTGGCCGGTCTTGTTGCCATGGGCTCCAATGGCGAGGCTGTTCACTGCACAcgtgaggagaagattgccGTCACAAAGGCTACCCGAGAGGCCCTGGATGAGGCTGGTTTCCAATCCGTTCCCGTTTTCCTCGGAGCCACTGAGGGCAGTGTCAAGGGCACTATCGAGCTGAGCAAGCTGGCCGCTGAGGTTGGCGCTGCTGCCACTCTTGTTCTCCCTCCGTCTTACTACAAGGCCCAGATGAGTGAGGATGCCATTTACAACTACTTCACCGACCTCGCCGATGCAAGCCCCATCCCCATCATTCTCTACAACTACcctggtgctgttgctggcctTGACATGGACAGCGAtctcctcatcaagctcgGTCAGCACCCAAACATTGTCGGCACAAAGTTTACCTGTGGAAGCACCGGTAAGCTCACCCGGGTTGCCCTCGCTACCGACGCCAAGACCCCCTTCCAAGAAGGCTCTGGTTACCTTGCCTTCGGCGGTATTGCCGACTTTACCATCCAGACTCTGGTCAGCGGCGGTAGCGGCATCATTGCTGGTGGTGCCAATGTCATGCCCAAGACCTGCGTCAAGGTTTGGGACCTCTATGTtaagggcaagaaggatgaggctcaagctctccagaagaagctctctaAGGCCGACTGGGTTCTGACCAAGGCTGCCATTGCCGGCACCAAGTCTGCTATCCAGAGCTACTACGGCTATGGTGGCTACCCTCGACGACCCCTACCCCGTCTCACCCCGGAGCAAGCTAAGGGCATTGCTGAGGGGATCAAGGAGCTCATGGAGATTGAGAACTCGCTATAG
- a CDS encoding probable NAD binding Rossmann fold oxidoreductase → MEPLNVLMIGTGEYTTGFVGGGASGSDKKVGVVGLSLFDLRRREKVNKLGMVGVNGKKFPAIREHLNKNIQQVYNNLDTSFDSFPANDKVDPDAYKTAIDALKPGDAITIFTPDPTHFPIAKYAIERGIHVMITKPAVKALEEHQELVDLAQKKGVYVYVEHHKRYDPAYADARAKAQKLGDFNYFYSYMSQPKSQLETFKAWAGKESDISYYLNSHHIDICDSMVQERGYVPVSVNASSSKGVAVDLGCDPITEDTISLLVTWNKNGEPSKRAVGVYTASWTAPQKAGVHSNQYFHYLAANGEIRVDQAKRGYDVADDSIGQLMWYNPFYMKYAPDEDGNFAGQTGYGYISIEKFVDGCRAVNSGKLKPEDLDAKPLPTLKNTIATTAILEAGRRSIDENREVKIVVENGKWRLE, encoded by the exons ATGGAGCCTCTCAATGTTCTCATG ATTGGTACTGGAGAGTACACCACCGGTTTCGTCGGTGGCGGTGCCTCTGGCTCAGACAAGAAGGTTGGCGTGGTTGGTCTCAGTCTCTTTGATCTGCGCCGTCGCGAAAAGGTCAACAAGCTGGGCATGGTTGGCGTCAATGGCAAGAAGTTCCCTGCTATTC GCGAACATCTCAACAAGAATATCCAACAAGTCTACAATAACCTCGACACCTCCTTCGACTCATTCCCAGCAAACGACAAGGTCGACCCCGACGCTTACAAGACCGCCATTGACGCTCTCAAGCCTGGCGATGCCATCACAATCTTCACCCCCGACCCTACCCACTTCCCCATCGCAAAGTACGCCATTGAGCGCGGCATCCATGTCATGATCACCAAGCCCGCTGTCAAGGCCCTCGAGGAGCACCAGGAGCTGGTTGATCTCgcccagaagaagggtgTCTACGTTTACGTTGAGCACCACAAGCGTTACGACCCTGCTTACGCTGATGCCCGCGCAAAAGCTCAGAAGCTCGGCGACTTCAACTACTTCTACAGTTACATGTCTCAGCCCAAATCACAGCTCGAGACTTTCAAGGCCTGGGCTGGAAAGGAGTCTGATATCTCTTACTACCTCAACAGCCACCACATCGATATTTGCGACTCAATGGTCCAGGAGCGCGGATATGTGCCCGTGAGCGTCAAcgcctcttcctccaagggtgttgctgttgatctAGGCTGCGACCCCATCACCGAGGACACCATCTCGCTTCTCGTCACCTGGAACAAGAACGGCGAGCCCAGCAAGCGAGCCGTTGGTGTCTACACAGCCTCGTGGACTGCTCCTCAAAAGGCCGGTGTCCACTCGAACCAATACTTCCATTACCTCGCTGCCAACGGTGAGATCCGTGTCGACCAGGCCAAGCGTGGCTACGATGTCGCAGACGACTCTATCGGTCAATTGATGTGGTACAACCCCTTCTACATGAAGTATGCtcctgatgaggatggcaacTTCGCTGGCCAGACTGGTTATGGTTACATCTCTATTGAGAAGTTCGTTGATGGTTGCAGAGCTGTCAACTCTGGCAAGCTCAAGCCTGAGGACCTTGACGCCAAGCCTCTCCCTACTCTCAAGAACACTATTGCCACAACGGCTATTCTTGAGGCTGGCCGAAGAAGTATTGATGAGAACCGAGAGGTCAAGATTGTTGTCGAGAACGGCAAGTGGAGGCTGGAGTAA